The Bacteroidota bacterium genome includes the window ACGAAGACGAAGGTACCGGTGCTGTCGGTCACGCTCACCAAATCTACATTGGCCAGTTTCACCTCTACACCTTCTTCCGGTACACCGGTTACTAAATTCTTCACCACACCGGTTATCTTAAATTCATCGCCCTCTTGAATATTGTTGTACGGACCGGGCAATAAATATTCGTGTCGCTTGGCATAGTCGTCTTTATAAAGCGTTTTGCTGGCGCGACTGATGACCTGCAACACCATCCATAAATCATTGTAAACACCAATGCGCGCCTGTGTTTTTGTAGGCCGCTCTCTGATGGCTTTGTTCTGCGCCGTGTTGGCCAGATTAAAAGCGGTGAGCGCCAAAGTCGAATCGGACACGACACCAGCCGGAATATTGACCGCCGCCAGTTCCACACTGTATTTTCCGAGCGCGGCGATGAAGGCAGTCATAAACTCATTGACCTTGCTCTGCTGCGTATCCATGATTTTATAATCATCGTTTCCGAACTCGTTCCACACCGATTTTTTATTCGGGAAAGCCTTTTCGATAAAATATTTTACGTTTTGATATTGCGCCTTGCATTCATCCCAGCGGGTTTGCATTTCTTCGGTCAACTGTTGAATCTGGTCTTGCACCGTTTCGTCGGTTTCGATGTTCATGGCCG containing:
- a CDS encoding carboxypeptidase regulatory-like domain-containing protein, with the protein product MGTTQVNRLYGGIKDSRMVEDAQVMHELFVDDTADFISFDADFGGSFETDFQTKLTAAMNIETDETVQDQIQQLTEEMQTRWDECKAQYQNVKYFIEKAFPNKKSVWNEFGNDDYKIMDTQQSKVNEFMTAFIAALGKYSVELAAVNIPAGVVSDSTLALTAFNLANTAQNKAIRERPTKTQARIGVYNDLWMVLQVISRASKTLYKDDYAKRHEYLLPGPYNNIQEGDEFKITGVVKNLVTGVPEEGVEVKLANVDLVSVTDSTGTFVFVDGVPTGNDSLIATKEHHKTATKNIVIEAHKKLVTNIDIEPDNT